The segment CCAATTTCATAAGGTTTCTCGCGGCTCGTCAGCACACTACAACTTTGATGAATGGTTTCTCCAAGCTGCCGAAACAATTCTCCATATTGCTCATAGCCACTGCGATACTGATTCCCTTGCAGAACGGTTTCAACATTGTCCAGTACGAGTAAACAGCGTCGCGATCGCATTTCTTGCAATAATCGAGAAATCGTCACATCTCGCTGATTAGAAATTGCTTCACTCGATAACACCTGAATCACGTCTAGCAGCAATTCCTGAACAGATGGAGCATTTCTGAGCGATCGCCAAATAATCCAGTCGAACTGGTTTTGGAGCTGTTTGGCAAGCTTCACCGAGAGCGAAGTTTTACCCATCCCGCCGATCCCAACAATTGAGATCAAGCGGCATTGATCCTCACAAATCCACTGCTGTAACTGAGATAGCTCATGCTCTCGCCCACAAAAAAAACTCACATCGACAGCATCGCCCCAATCTTGAGCTTGAATGATTTGTTTGCTAATGACTGGTTGTTTCTGTTCTTGAGCTTGAAAGCGTCGCTCGATCGCGGCTCGAAAACTGGTTTTATTGACTTTTTCACCCAGAACTTCTGACAACAATTTCCAAAGTTTTGGACCAACATCGTGTTTTAGATAAGTTCCTGAATAGCCATAAGTATCAGCAATTTGGTCATAACTTTGACGCTCCCACGACCAAGACGATCGCAGCATTGCCAATTGCAGATCGTTCAGATGTATGCCAATTTTTTCAAACACAAGTCGATCAGTAAAGGCTAGTGTTGCGTCAATATCCATGCTGTCAAACTGATGAATTTATCCCTGACATGAACTTAAGACCTCTCTCATCAAAAATCAAACAAAATAGTTGCGGCATTTCGCAAGATATTCTTTAAACTGCTGGTGTGATCCGTAATCCTGACATCACAACCAGTAACAATTTAAGTATAAGATGCCCATTCGCCTTCAACCGTCATGATATTGGCAATGCTTTGGAATCGATTTTTTCGATTTCTTCTCAAACGAATTGTGCTGGTTTTGGCACTTCTGCTTTGTCTCGGAGCCGGAATCGCGCTGGCAAATATGTCTCGCTTGTCCACGAACTTGATCGAGTCCCAAGCAATCCAAAATGCCGCTCTACATGCCCAGTCTTTTCAACAAGCGATCGCGCTCTACAGCGATTCTGCTGCCGATCGTGCTAAACCTGTGAAAGGCATTACTGTGACCCATGCTTATCTGAACCAGTCTGGAGGTATTCCTTTGCCCTCAACGTTCGCTCTCGAACTGGGAAATCAAATCAGCGAAAAGAATCCAGAAATGGTGGTGCGCTTGTTCAGCGAGTATCCATTTCCGTGGCGGGGCGCGAGGCAAGCCGATGCATTGGAAAAAGATGCGATCGCATTTTTGCAGAAAACTCCGCGATCGCCCTTTGTGCGATTTGAGCGCAAAGATGGGCATACCACCCTGTTTTACGGTGAAGCCAGCATCATGAAGCAAACCTGCGTTGAGTGCCACAATACGCATCAGCAAAGCCCGAAAAAAGATTGGGCAGTCGGTGATGTTGCTGGAGTCTGGGAGATTCGCCAACCGCTGGATCAATTTGTCGAGAAAGTCAATCGCAATCTGCAAGGAACCTTTGCGATGCTAGGCAGCATGTCGGTCATCGGACTATCGGGTTTAACTTTGGTTGTAGGACGATTGCGACAAACAGCAAAAGAGCTAGAACAGCGAGTGCGAGAACGAACCTTTGATCTCGCTCAGGCAAATACAGATTTAGAGAAACGCAATAGTCTGATTCGTCAAGTCTTTGGACGTTACTTAAGCGATGCGGTTGTTGGCACGTTACTCGATCAACCGACCGGACTAAAGTTAGGTGGGGATCGGCGAACGATTACGATTTTGACTTCTGATCTGCGAGGCTTTAGTACACTGTCAGAGCGCTTACCTCCCGAAAAAGTGATTGAAATTCTGAATTTGTACCTTGAAGATATGGCAGAAGTGATTAACCAGTATCAAGGCACGATCGATGAATTTATGGGAGATGGCATCTTAGTGCTGTTTGGTGCGCCTCTGTCTCAAGCTGATGATGCGCTGCGAGCCGTTGCCTGTGCCTGCGCGATGCAACTGACAATGGGATTGGTCAATGAGAAGCTACAAGCCTTGAATTTACCTCAGCTAGAAATGGGAATTGGTATCAATACCGGAGAAGTCATTGTTGGGAACATTGGGTCGGAAAAACGGACGAAGTATGGTGTGGTCGGCAGTTCTGTGAATTTGACCTATCGGATCGAGTCTTATACCCAGGGTGGACAAATTCTAATTTCTGAGCAGACCCGTCAGGCTTTAGGTCAGAATGTGCAAATTATGGGCGAGAAACAGGTTCATCCGAAAGGGTTTGAGAACCCGATTACTATCTATGATGTCTATGGGATTAGAGGCCGCTACAATCTCTTTCTTCCCAAAGATAAGCCGATGGCTTGAGAACTTCAGTAGTCCTGAATTGGGTGTGAAGTGGGGAGTAGGGAATTGGTTTCTTGGTAGCTCTCTACTTCCTACCCCCTACTCTTTTCAGCATTCACAACTCAAACAGATCCGCCCTATCACCGTTTTCAAACTTCAATTTCGACGGAGACAGGATGACCTTCACTCAGTTCTAGTACTTTGCCTTGATGCTCGATCGATAATCCCTGTCCGTTTTGCAGGAGATAAGTTGCCGTCTTGTCATGCATCTCAACCCATAATCGCTGACCTCGCACCGTTAGGGGAAATCGCAGGCGTTGAATGATCTTCGGCAGCCTAGGATGAAAGGATAGTCGCCCGTCATCATCGCGGAGTCCTGCAAAACCATACACTTGAATCATCCAAGTTCCGCCCATTGCTGCAATATGACAGCCATCTTTCACATTGCCCGCGACATTGCCTAAGTCCATTAAGCTCGCATAGGCTGCATATTCGATCGCTTCATCCATGTATCCAATTTCAGCAGCAAGGATGCTTTGAATACAGACTGATAAAGAAGAGTCACCTGTTGTGAGCGGATCATAATAGTCAAAATTGCGGCGTTTCTGCTCTTGTGAAAATTCGTGTCCTAGTAAAAACATAGCAAGCACAACATCGGCCTGTTTGATCACCTGATGCCGATAGATCACGAGGGGATGAAAATGCAGCAATAAAGGGTATTTGTCAGGAGGTGTATTCTCGAAATCCCAAACTTCATCATCAAGAAACCCATCATGCTGTAAGTGAATTCCTCGCGATTGATCATAAGGCAGATACATACGATCAGCAGCCTTTCGCCAACACTCTACTTCAGCCAAATCGAGATGAGTTTGATGTACTAAAGCCTGAAATTGTTCTGCATTCTTGTCGCGCAACGTTTCAATTGTTTCAGCGGCATACCACAGATTCTCACGTGCCATCAAATTCGTATAGGCATTGTTATTGACCACAGTGTTGTACTCATCCGGTCCAGTCACACCATTGATGCAGAATTGATCTCCTTTGCGCGGTGAAAAGAACCCTAAGCTACACCACATTCGTGCTGTTTCAACTAGCATCTCTGCGCCTTCTCGGAAACGAAACTCTTCATCTCCAGTCGCTTCGATATACTTCTTCAGCGCATACATAATGTCAGCATTGATGTGATACTGGGCAGTTCCGGCTGCATAGTTCCCAGATGCTTCTTCACCATTGATTGTTCTCCAAGGAAATAAGGCTCCCGCTTGACTCACTTGTTTCGCCCGCGATCGCGCTTGCTGCAACATGTTGTATCGAAACCGCAGCAAGTTCTTCGCAATCTGTGGCGAGGTGTAGATCAAGAACGGCAAAACATAGATTTCCATATCCCAGAAATAATGCCCTTCGTAAGCTTGGCTAGTTAACCCCTTCGCCGCAACTCCAGCATCTTGCGATCGCGCTGAAGCCTGCAAGATGTGAAAGAGATTAAACCGCAGCACTTGCTGCATCTTCTCAGTCGAATCCGGTGCATCTGGATGTCCTTCGATTTGCACATCACTGCGCTGCCAAAAATCATTCAAGTAATCATACTGACTGGCTAAGAGTTGATCAAAGCCTTGTCTGAGCGCACGATCGAGGGCACGATTTGAGCGATCGCACAATTCTTGAGCAGAAGCACGCTGACCTGTGTGATAGGTGATCAGTTTGATCAATCGGATTGGTACACCTGCTTGAGCATCCACACTGAACACAACTTTACCTTTATCTTCAGAAGCTTGTGCTTCATAG is part of the Leptolyngbya boryana PCC 6306 genome and harbors:
- a CDS encoding adenylate/guanylate cyclase domain-containing protein; protein product: MILAMLWNRFFRFLLKRIVLVLALLLCLGAGIALANMSRLSTNLIESQAIQNAALHAQSFQQAIALYSDSAADRAKPVKGITVTHAYLNQSGGIPLPSTFALELGNQISEKNPEMVVRLFSEYPFPWRGARQADALEKDAIAFLQKTPRSPFVRFERKDGHTTLFYGEASIMKQTCVECHNTHQQSPKKDWAVGDVAGVWEIRQPLDQFVEKVNRNLQGTFAMLGSMSVIGLSGLTLVVGRLRQTAKELEQRVRERTFDLAQANTDLEKRNSLIRQVFGRYLSDAVVGTLLDQPTGLKLGGDRRTITILTSDLRGFSTLSERLPPEKVIEILNLYLEDMAEVINQYQGTIDEFMGDGILVLFGAPLSQADDALRAVACACAMQLTMGLVNEKLQALNLPQLEMGIGINTGEVIVGNIGSEKRTKYGVVGSSVNLTYRIESYTQGGQILISEQTRQALGQNVQIMGEKQVHPKGFENPITIYDVYGIRGRYNLFLPKDKPMA
- a CDS encoding glycoside hydrolase family 65 protein, producing MLQRQPFHPPTHIYPADAWRWVETKFAPDFLEQMETLFSTANGYLGMRGTCDEGDPVWQNSTLINGFYETSQIEYAEEAYGYAKTGQTIVNVADSKTIRLYVDDEPFYLPTAHLSQYERALDMRSGTLDRTILWETSSGKQVKICSRRFVSFEHRHLAAISYEVTVLNANTPIVLSSEVCYDPTPSSNTNDPRLTKGFKERVLLPEHHFCEKQRILLSHRTRNSQMSVTCGIDHIFETGCSYLYEAQASEDKGKVVFSVDAQAGVPIRLIKLITYHTGQRASAQELCDRSNRALDRALRQGFDQLLASQYDYLNDFWQRSDVQIEGHPDAPDSTEKMQQVLRFNLFHILQASARSQDAGVAAKGLTSQAYEGHYFWDMEIYVLPFLIYTSPQIAKNLLRFRYNMLQQARSRAKQVSQAGALFPWRTINGEEASGNYAAGTAQYHINADIMYALKKYIEATGDEEFRFREGAEMLVETARMWCSLGFFSPRKGDQFCINGVTGPDEYNTVVNNNAYTNLMARENLWYAAETIETLRDKNAEQFQALVHQTHLDLAEVECWRKAADRMYLPYDQSRGIHLQHDGFLDDEVWDFENTPPDKYPLLLHFHPLVIYRHQVIKQADVVLAMFLLGHEFSQEQKRRNFDYYDPLTTGDSSLSVCIQSILAAEIGYMDEAIEYAAYASLMDLGNVAGNVKDGCHIAAMGGTWMIQVYGFAGLRDDDGRLSFHPRLPKIIQRLRFPLTVRGQRLWVEMHDKTATYLLQNGQGLSIEHQGKVLELSEGHPVSVEIEV